One window from the genome of Dehalococcoidales bacterium encodes:
- a CDS encoding DHHA1 domain-containing protein, which yields MTPEQGGESPPRIPAKAVDIPNSRQGVLKMKCFYHNDMDGKCAGAIVYKFYKRDRDFTKATGEECEFISIDYKDDFPFSRIKPGETVVIVDFSLQKPGEFEKLLQITDNLVWIDHHKTAIERHGDLDIAGIRKDGVAGCVLTWDYFYPDGIMPFIVDLIGDYDIWKFKFGDDTRNLQAGIRLYETRPGDDNWINWLNSASSIRSLIKDGEIAVLYRTNYYKDLIKSLAFFTEFEGHKAVACNAGLVNSQLFDSVQEDYDLMLPFYFDGKQWTVSIYTTKDIDCSEIAKKYGGGGHKQAAGFQCKELPFVQAI from the coding sequence GTGACGCCGGAGCAAGGGGGCGAAAGCCCCCCGCGAATACCCGCCAAGGCGGTTGACATACCAAATTCAAGGCAGGGGGTATTGAAAATGAAATGTTTTTATCACAATGATATGGACGGAAAGTGTGCCGGGGCGATAGTTTATAAATTTTACAAGCGGGATAGGGATTTTACCAAGGCAACGGGGGAAGAGTGCGAATTTATTTCCATTGACTATAAAGATGATTTTCCCTTTTCCAGAATAAAACCGGGCGAAACGGTCGTAATTGTGGACTTTTCACTTCAGAAACCGGGCGAATTTGAAAAACTGCTTCAAATAACCGACAACTTAGTTTGGATTGACCATCACAAAACAGCCATTGAACGGCATGGCGATCTGGATATAGCGGGAATTAGAAAAGATGGCGTGGCGGGGTGCGTTTTAACTTGGGATTATTTTTACCCGGATGGAATAATGCCCTTTATTGTAGATCTGATAGGGGATTATGATATTTGGAAGTTTAAATTTGGAGATGATACCCGGAATCTGCAAGCAGGAATCCGTTTATACGAAACAAGGCCGGGAGATGATAATTGGATTAACTGGCTAAACTCCGCAAGCAGTATCCGTAGTCTTATCAAAGATGGCGAGATCGCCGTACTTTACCGCACCAATTATTACAAAGACTTGATTAAGTCACTCGCCTTTTTCACGGAATTTGAAGGGCACAAGGCCGTTGCCTGTAACGCCGGGCTTGTCAATTCCCAGCTATTTGATTCAGTCCAAGAGGACTACGACTTAATGCTCCCATTTTATTTTGACGGCAAGCAATGGACGGTTTCTATTTACACCACAAAAGACATTGATTGTTCGGAAATTGCTAAAAAATACGGCGGCGGGGGGCATAAGCAGGCGGCGGGTTTTCAGTGCAAAGAACTTCCTTTCGTGCAAGCAATTTAA
- a CDS encoding terminase small subunit: MTVPGRGGRPRKWKTPELMQAAIEEYFRACDEHVDREGKPDPEPYTVTGLAVHLGMTRQELIQYGGDGDFQPGDDAAQIQAYSDVLKSARARIEADVEGDLRRGKGHPAGSIFWLKNAGWTDQLQISVDSPVIVVRPPQVEGDPD; the protein is encoded by the coding sequence ATGACCGTGCCAGGACGTGGAGGACGGCCCCGGAAGTGGAAGACACCGGAGCTGATGCAGGCGGCGATAGAGGAGTATTTCCGGGCGTGCGATGAGCACGTGGACCGGGAGGGGAAGCCAGACCCTGAGCCATATACAGTCACCGGCCTGGCCGTGCACCTGGGGATGACCAGGCAGGAGCTGATACAGTACGGGGGGGATGGAGACTTTCAGCCGGGGGACGATGCAGCCCAGATCCAGGCGTATTCAGACGTCCTAAAAAGTGCCCGGGCGCGCATAGAGGCAGACGTGGAAGGCGATCTGCGGCGGGGAAAGGGCCACCCGGCGGGGTCTATTTTCTGGCTGAAAAACGCCGGCTGGACGGATCAGCTCCAGATCAGCGTAGACTCCCCCGTGATCGTGGTACGCCCACCCCAGGTGGAGGGCGATCCGGACTGA